The Gadus chalcogrammus isolate NIFS_2021 chromosome 10, NIFS_Gcha_1.0, whole genome shotgun sequence genome contains a region encoding:
- the mars2 gene encoding methionine--tRNA ligase, mitochondrial, which produces MRNPCRFIIRNYSVVPRLSTRLFAQCHVPQAGPQRLDVGHMSTYQGYPHRLDVRHMSTHPPSDEEHFFITTPIFYVNASPHLGHLYSAVTADCLHRYKLLQGFKSKFSTGTDEHGLKIQQAAESAGKDPLIFCTDVSERFKRLFVQCNISYTDYIRTSDPVHRRAVERFWTVLQDKGLIYKGSYEGWYSMQDESFLTPSQVADALDSSGKDIKISLDSGHKVEWMKEENYMFRLSAFRRPLLAWLRGNPGAIQPERFYQDVLQWLQEELPDLSVSRQRSRLQWGVPVPGDPQQTVYVWLDALVNYLTVAGYPDAHAQWWSSAHHVIGKDILKFHAIYWPAFLLGAGLPPPRTICVHSHWTVGGKKMSKSVGNVVDPVEKSGRFGTDGLRYFLLRQGVPDSDCDYNDAKVLKVLNAELADSLGGLLNRCTAPALNPAQRYPPFCPELFAAGSGGRATADDRRLLEAVRGLPAVVGRHYETLHAYKALEAVGGCVRLTNGFVQRHAPWKLDRGDEGDRRWLDTLLHVALECLRTYGLLLQPAVPETADRLLCRLGVGPGERSWSALSFLPRARGMACPFEGRALGADCGVLFSRLEPLDSDDRKPKRTLKHA; this is translated from the exons ATGAGGAACCCATGCCGATTTATCATTCGAAACTATAGTGTGGTACCAAGGTTGTCTACACGTTTATTTGCACAATGCCATGTCCCTCAAGCCGGTCCACAGAGGTTGGATGTGGGGCACATGAGCACATACCAAGGCTATCCACACAGGTTGGATGTCAGGCACATGAGCACACACCCCCCCAGCGATGAAGAGCATTTCTTCATCACTACCCCCATCTTCTATGTCAACGCATCCCCGCATCTAGGACATTTGTATTCGGCCGTGACTGCAGACTGTTTGCACAGATACAAACTACTTCAAGGCTTCAAGTCAAAGTTTTCTACAG GCACCGACGAGCACGGCCTGAAAATCCAACAGGCAGCCGAATCTGCAGGCAAAGATCCGCTCATCTTCTGCACCGATGTGTCTGAAAGATTTAAACGTCTATTCGTCCAATGTAACATCTCGTACACGGACTACATCAGGACCAGCGACCCGGTTCACCGGCGGGCTGTGGAGAGGTTTTGGACAGTGCTGCAGGACAAAGGGCTCATCTACAAGGGGAGCTATGAGGGTTGGTACTCGATGCAGGACGAGAGCTTCCTCACGCCGTCACAGGTGGCCGACGCCTTGGACTCCTCAGGAAAGGACATCAAGATCTCCCTAGACAGTGGGCACAAG GTGGAGTGGATGAAGGAGGAGAACTACATGTTCCGTCTGTCGGCGTTCCGCCGCCCGCTGCTGGCCTGGCTGAGGGGGAACCCCGGCGCCATCCAGCCGGAGCGCTTCTACCAGGACGTCCTCCAGTggctgcaggaggagctgccgGACCTCTCGGTGTCCCGCCAGAGGAGCCGACTCCAGTGGGGGGTCCCGGTCCCGGGCGACCCCCAGCAGACCGTCTACGTCTGGCTGGACGCCCTGGTCAACTACCTGACCGTGGCCGGCTACCCCGACGCCCACGCGCAGTGGTGGAGCTCCGCCCACCACGTCATAGGGAAGGACATTTTAAAGTTCCACGCCATCTATTGGCCGGCTTTTCtcttgggggcggggctaccGCCGCCACGGACGATCTGCGTGCACTCCCATTGGACGGTGGGGGGTAAAAAAATGTCCAAGAGCGTGGGCAACGTGGTCGACCCTGTGGAGAAGTCTGGGCGGTTCGGCACGGACGGCCTGAGGTACTTCCTCCTGCGGCAGGGCGTGCCGGACTCGGACTGCGACTACAACGACGCCAAGGTGCTGAAGGTGCTGAACGCCGAGCTGGCCGACTCGCTGGGCGGCCTGCTGAACCGGTGCACGGCGCCCGCCCTCAACCCCGCGCAGCGCTACCCGCCCTTCTGCCCGGAGCTGTTCGCGGCCGGCTCCGGGGGCAGGGCGACGGCGGACGACCGGCGCCTTCTGGAGGCGGTGCGCGGGCTCCCCGCCGTGGTGGGGCGCCACTACGAGACCCTGCACGCGTACAAGGCGCTGGAGGCCGTCGGCGGCTGCGTGCGGCTCACCAACGGCTTCGTGCAACGCCACGCGCCCTGGAAGCTGGACCGGGGCGACGAGGGCGACCGTCGCTGGCTGGACACCCTCCTCCACGTGGCGCTGGAGTGCCTGAGGACGTAcggcctgctgctgcagccCGCCGTGCCGGAGACTGCCGACCGGCTGCTGTGCCGGCTGGGGGTGGGTCCGGGCGAGAGGAGCTGGAGCGCGCTCTCCTTTCTGCCCAGGGCCCGAGGGATGGCCTGCCCCTTCGAGGGGAGGGCTCTGGGGGCTGATTGTGGAGTGCTTTTCAGCCGCCTGGAGCCTTTGGACTCGGACGACCGAAAGCCTAAGAGAACTTTGAAACATGCATGA
- the zgc:101583 gene encoding magnesium transporter NIPA2, whose product MDVNRKDFYIGLSLAIGSSVFIGASFILKKKGLLRLASKGSMRAGQGGYSYLKEWLWWAGLISMGVGEAANFAAYAFAPATLVTPLGAMSVLVSAVLSTHFLNEKLNVHGKVGCLLCIFGSTVMVVHAPQEEEVASLGSMAEKLKDPGFIVFATSVVLISLVLIFAVAPKYGQKNVLVYILICSVIGSLSVSCVKGLGISFKELVAGTAVLKEPLFWCLLVCLVICVSVQISYLNKALDIFNTSIVTPIYYVFFTTSVMACSAILFKEWLRMNTDGVVGTVSGFLTIVMGILLLHAFKDIPFTWETLPLYLRNGLQGAPWHQLPYAALLPEHQSEKAEEGGPTMGGYPPGSPVRRKGSLGAV is encoded by the exons atGGATGTCAACCGGAAGGATTTCTACATCGGTCTGTCTTTGGCGATCGGATCCAGTGTCTTTATCGGGGCGAgctttattttgaaaaagaaaGGCTTGCTACGATTGGCCAGCAAGGGTTCAATGCGAGCAG GCCAGGGAGGTTATTCGTACCTTAAAGAATGGCtgtggtgggcggggctgatCTCAA TGGGTGTTGGCGAAGCTGCAAACTTTGCAGCATATGCGTTTGCACCTGCAACCCTTGTGACCCCTCTCGGAGCCATGAGTGTACTCGTAAG TGCTGTGCTGTCCACCCATTTTCTGAATGAGAAGTTGAACGTCCATGGAAAAGTGGGGTGCCTGTTGTGCATCTTTGGCTCCACGGTGATGGTGGTGCATGcgccccaggaggaggaggtggcctcGCTCGGCAGCATGGCTGAGAAGCTCAAAGACCCCG GCTTTATTGTTTTCGCCACTTCCGTGGTTCTGATCAGCCTGGTCCTCATTTTCGCCGTGGCGCCCAAATACGGCCAGAAGAACGTCCTGGTCTACATCCTGATCTGCTCCGTGATTGGCTCGCTGTCCGTGTCCTGCGTGAAGGGCCTGGGCATCAGCTTCAAGGAGCTGGTGGCCGGGACGGCCGTGCTTAAGGAGCCGCTCTTCTGGTGCCTGCTCGTCTGCCTGGTGATCTGCGTGAGCGTCCAGATCAGCTACCTGAACAAAGCGCTGGACATCTTCAACACCTCCATCGTCACGCCCATCTACTACGTGTTCTTCACCACCTCGGTCATGGCCTGCTCGGCCATCCTCTTCAAGGAGTGGCTGCGCATGAACACGGACGGCGTGGTGGGCACCGTCAGCGGGTTCCTCACCATCGTCATGGGGATACTGCTGCTGCACGCCTTCAAGGACATCCCCTTCACCTGGGAGACGCTGCCGCTGTACCTGAGGAacggcctgcagggggcgccctGGCATCAGCTCCCCTACGCAGCCCTCCTCCCCGAACACCAGAGCGAGAAGGCGGAGGAGGGCGGGCCGACGATGGGGGGGTATCCCCCAGGAAGCCCTGTGAGGAGGAAGGGCAGCCTTGGGGCGGTCTAG
- the timm8a gene encoding mitochondrial import inner membrane translocase subunit Tim8 A — protein sequence MEGQGAAPDPQLQQFIEVESQKQRFQQLVHQMTEVCWEKCMDKPGPKLDSRTECCFVNCVERFIDTSQFILNRLEQTQRSRGSFSESMSE from the exons ATGGAGGGACAAGGAGCCGCACCCGACCCCCAGCTTCAGCAGTTCATCGAGGTTGAATCCCAGAAGCAGAGATTTCAGCAGCTGGTGCACCAGATGACTGAAGTGTGCtgg GAAAAATGCATGGATAAACCCGGGCCTAAGCTGGACTCCAGGACGGAGTGCTGCTTTGTGAACTGTGTGGAGAGATTCATAGACACGAGCCAGTTCATCCTGAACAGGCTCGAACAGACGCAGAGGAGTAGAGGTTCGTTCTCAGAATCCATGTCGGAATAA